The Gloeobacter violaceus PCC 7421 DNA window GTCGGTGGCCGGGGGCAGCCAGATGTCCTCTACCATGGCTCCAACTCTACCAGCCCCGCCCCAGGTCGGTTCAGTCTCTCGGGCAGGTTTGCGCGCCGGTTTGTTGCGGTAGGATGCTCTGTGAATGTTCGCAGAAGGACGGTATGGAAGAAGCTTCCGCGCGGATGAGCTGGTTCGATGAAGGGCAGGGCCTGACGCACCTGTCGGAATATTTTCAGCGCATGGAGTCCTGGCAACAAGCGATCGCCGACGGCGTCATCACCCCCGAAGAAATTCGTGAGCAGGCGCAACGGGTGATCGGGTTGCTCAAAGAGGTGGAGCCGCTGGTGGACGCGGCCGAACGGCGGACGATCACCGAGACTCTCTACGAAATGGCCGTGCTGGGGGCGATGCAGACTTCCGCCGTCTCCGCTTCGCTGCGGACGGCTGCCAAGGGGGAAACATGAAAGTCAAGGCGTACAAGATTCCCGATACTTCGCCCTCATTCCTGGCGACGGCCATCGAGTCGTGGTTTCGCTCCGAAGGGTTCGAGGCGCAGAGTTTCGCCGGTCCGGAGGGGACTTACGTGATCCAGGGGCGCAAGGACAACTTTCTGCGTTTTATCGTGGGGCTTTCGGCGGCGCTCACCGTCACGGTCGGTACGCAGCCGGACGGGGCGCTCACCGTGGCCATCGGTGCGGGCAGCTGGGTGGACAAGTTTCTGGCCGGCTTTGCGGGGGTGTTTTTGTTTGCTCCCCTCGCCTTTACCGCCGCCTACGGCGTCTGGAAGCAGGACAACCTCGAAGACAAGCTCTGGGAACACATCGCCGGGCGTCTGCCCGGAGCGGTCGAAGTGCCGGTGCAAGTTCCCGCCCCCCAGTTTCACCCGGTCAAGCTGACCCCCTCCTGAGGACATTCACCATGCAAACCCGTACCTACAGTGCGCCGGGGATCACGGCCGAGGCCCTCGCCGAGAGGGTGCGCACCTGGTTCGTTGAAAAAGAATTCGAAACCCAGTCGTTTGCTACGGCGGGCGGTGGCCAGATCGTGCAGGGCTACCGCGACGATTTTTGGCGGGTGGCGGTGGGGCTCGCTGCGGCCCTGACCGTGCAAATCAAACCGCTGCCGGGGGACACTCTCGAAGTGAACATCGGGGGCGGTGCCTGGGGCGACAAGCTCTTCGTAGCCGGGATCGGCCTGCTGCTCTTTTTGCCGTTGGTGCTGCCCGCCGCCTGGGGCACCTGGGAGCAGTACCGCCTCGACAAGGACATCTGGGAAGCGATCGAAGCGGCGCTCCCGGCGGGCAGCTCCCCGGTCGCATCTGCCCCCGCCGAAGCTGCTGCCCCCGCCGAATTGCCCGACACCTGGTTCAACGAGGAGACCAACGAGATCTACTCGGTGCAGTTTTTTCAGCGCATGGAGTCGTGGCAGCGCGCCATCGCCGACGGCCGCATCGACCAGGAAGAGATCCAGATCCAGGGCGAGCGGGTGACGGACCTGCTCAAGCGTCTGGAACCTACCCTCAGCGACGAAGCCCACGCCAAGCTCACCCAGGTGTTTCGCGAAATGGCGGTTCTGCAAGGGATGCAGTCGTTCGTGCTGGTGCAGCAGATGGGCAGTGTCTCCGCCTCAAGCCCAACCCCGCAGCCGGTAAACGAGTAGACCGACCCATTCTTTCAGGGCCAGGGTCGAACTTTCGAGCGCCGCAGCGCTGGGCAACCAGGCGAGCAGCCAGTCGTCGAGGTCCGTGCCGCTGCGCACATCGGTCGAGGCTGCGATCACCGCGAACCCGGCGCGCTCGAAGATGGCGACCGAGCGGGGCATGTGGCTGGCGCTGGTGACCAGCAAAATCCGTGTCATGCGCCGCGCCTTGAGCACCTCGGCGCTGAAGGCGGCGTTTTGAAACGTATTCCAGGAGCGCTCCTCGGTGAGGATAGCCCCTGCCGGTACCCCCAGTTCCCGGGCGAAGGCGGCCATCTGGGTCGCTTCGGGGGGTTGGTCGGGCCTGGTATGAAAAGGCGGGTTGCCGCCGCTCATCAGCACCACCGGCGCTTTGCCCGCCTTGAATAGCCGGGCGGCGTGGAGCACCCTGTCGCTCGATTCTGCTAGCTCGTAGGTGCGGTGGCGCGCATTCGGCAGATGCAGCGCCCCGCCCAAAACGACGATCGCTTGGGCCGAGGGGTTATTCTCTACGGGCACCTCGGGATACTGCGATTCGAGTGACCACAGGAGCGCGTCGGCCACAGCGGGAGCGCTAAAGGAGCCCAGCCACAGGACGATTGCCCCACACAGCCAGGTTGCCAGTTTTGTCCGCCCAAAGCGGATTGCTGTCGCAGCAGCAATCGTGAGTACGAGGCTGAGGCCCAGCGGGTAGAACAACAGCGGCAGCACTTTGCCCAGGTAGATGAACATGCCTGTCTCCGGCGCGGACTGCTTCAAGCTAACCTGGCCAGCCGCCAATACTATGCTCTCGCCCAACTGCGCAGCTTAGTTAGCGGAATTTGTCGAGAACTTTGTTTTTCTCCCTTGCGGTCTTACCCCCGACTTCGCTATGCCCGGCAACTTCAAAACCGACAGTTGCAGGAGTCAACCGGAAAACCGTTCCACAACCGGCGGGCGAAAAAGAACACGGTTGATCGCCAAAAAAGGTGGCACCGTAGAGATCACCCTTGTCGTCTTGGATGAGTCGACTAGGAAGTGTGCTTCCTCCTGCTGCAGAATTAAATGCAAACATGTACAGCACTGAAAGCACGCCTTTGGGAGTAATTCTGTAGATCGTACCGGCATTGTTGCTACCGCCAATACCGGTCGAACCGTAAAAATAACCGTCCTTGCCCCTGGTCAATCCCGCCGTCGGGTTCCCACCCTCGAAGCCTCCGGTGAACGCGTAAACCGTTGTCAGTTTTCCACGTTTTGAAAGACGAAAGACGGTGCCGAATCCGGATGCTCCACCTGTGGAGGTGACCCCATACAAACTGCCGTCCGGTGCCTGTACCAGTTCACCTGTAGGAAAAGCACCGTCGATTCCACCTGTAAAGGTGTGCAGTAATGTGAAATTCCCGTGAGGAGAAATTCGATAAACCGTGCCGCAGTCGCAAGGACCCTCACTCCGGAGTGTTGTTCCGTAGAAATTGCCGTCACTTCCTCGAACCAAGCCCGCGATCGGCCTGCCACCATCGTCCTCACCCTTGAAGCGGTACAACGTCAAATTTCGCCCGCCTGGGGCAATACGAAAGACGGTACCGCAACCGGGTGTACTCGTGCTCCCCTGGCAATCGCCTTCCCCACCTGCCTCTGCCGTTCCGTACAGGCTGCCGTCTGCGCCTTGCACCAGCGGTGCTTTGGGGTTTGCACCGTCCGCTCCGGCAAATGTATAGATTGTGGTGAATTGTCCTGTCGGAGTGAGCCGATAAATTGTTCCAAAGTTGCCAGAAGTGCTGTTTCCGAAAATCGTCGTACCGTAAAAGTTGCCATCGTTTGCAAGGGTCAGCGCGCCGTACGGCAAAGCCCCTTCTGCTCCCGAAAATGAATACAAAGAAGCGAACTCTCCTGCTGAAGTGACGCTGTAAATTGTTCCATTACCGCTTGCACCGCCATGTTGGGTCGTTCCATAAAAGCGGCCGTCACGACCGTCTACAAGACCACTGGCAGGCTGGGCACCATCGCTGCCTACAAATTCCTGGAGGATAGTAAGGGTCTGCGCACTAAGCGGAAAAACTAGAGCCGTCGAACTGAGGGTCAGAAGGACGGAAGAGACGATCGAAGCCATAGTCAAGGAATGTGAAAATTTCATATCGTTCTTCTTGAGTAAATGCAATATGTGCAGCACAATTATTAGACCAAAAGTCAAAAAAAGTAAAGTTAAATTTGATTAACTAAACCGTGATTTTGTAACTCCGTTCTCGGGTACGGATGAGGAAGCAGTTGTGGAAAGCCCAAGAGGGCCGATTATCAGTACTGCGTCCCCCTAGTACAGCAACTGAGCATCGAGGAACGCCTCAAAGATATTCCGAGGGCCGGCAAGCCCTCCGCCATCACTGCTGAGCAGTTGTGTCAAATTGTCGCCTTGGCGTGCGAGTTGCCCGAGGCTTCCGGGCGGCCCATTACCCAATGGTCGCCGCGGGAACTGGCAGCACAAATCGTCGGGCGCGGCATCTTGAGTGCGATTTTTCACCCCGCCATGCCGCCCGTCTGCTCAAAAAAGGGATCTCCAGGGTCGTTGCCCCAACGACCCCCAACCGCACCGGGTGCGCGCCTGGCTGACAGCGAAGCACGACGAGCATTTTGACGATAAAGTTCGGCATATCTGCGCTTTGTACCAGCAAGCCCCCGGGCTTTTGGCCGAGAACGCGGTGGTCTACAGCACCGACGAGATGAACGGCGTGCAAGCCCTGGAGCGGCTACATCCCGACAAACCGATGCGGCCGGGCGAGCCCGTCAAGAAGGAATTTGAGTACATTCCTCACGGTACGCTGTCGTTGATAGTCCATCGGGAAGTGGCCACTGGGCAGGTGATTGCGCCTTTTGCCGCTCCAACGCTTGAGGCAGAAAATTGCGTGCTAGCGGTGGTGCTGGCCATCAGTGAGCGGCCCGAGGTCAAAAAAGCTGGTGGCATTGGGTCTGGACTCTGTGCTGGCCAGCCGCACGGGCAGTGCCGACGAGTATTACCTCAAGGATGCCCTGAACGGTTCGGTGGCGGCGGCGGTGGCCGGGGGCAGCAGCCCCTCGGTGAAGACCGGCTACGGTTACAGTCCTTTTGGAACCGTCAGCACCGCCGGCGGCAGCCCGGCGAGCACCTGGCGGCCGAGCAGATTGACCGGTCGGTGGGAGTGCCCGGTTGGTTGGGCTTTGTGCCGGTGATTGGTTCGGCCTTACAGGCGATTGGTGATTTTCAGGCGTTTCGCTGTACGGCGTCAACTAGATAGTCTGATGTCGTCGATTATCCTGGCTGCAGGCGATGATCATTTTGCGCAACTGCTAATTGTCGCAGATCCGCTGCGACAATTAGCCGCGTCAATTAGTAATCTATAGACACTTATTGAACTTGTCTCAAGTGGCCGACTGACGCTGCTGTCTGGCCTGGGCTGCCTTCTTGCGGTAGCTCTCCGCCTCAATTTCAATGAGCGTCGCATGATGCACCAACCGGTCGACGGCCGATACCGTCATCGTCGTGTCACTGAAGATCTGGTCCCAATCGCGAAACGGGTGGTTGGAAGTTATCACCAGGCTGTGCCTTTCGTACCGATGGGCAATCAACTCGAAGAGCACGCTGCTCTCGGACTCGCTGCGTTTGACGTAGCCGATGTCGTCGATGACCACAACCGGGTAATGGTCCAGACGCACCAACTGCTTCTCCAGAGCCAGGTTGAGCTTTGCCTGCTGGAGTAGCTGCACCAGATTGGTGGCTGTGAAGTAGCGCACGGGGATGCCCTTCTCGACCATCGCCAGACCGACTCCGGCCGCCAGGTGCGTCTTTCCCACTCCGCTCGGGCCGAAGAGCAACACATTCTCCGCCCGCTTGACCCAGGTGCTGTCCGCTGCCAACTGCTGCACCCGGCGGCGTTCGAGTTTCGTACAAGCGGCAAAGTCGAATCCCGATAGGCTCTTGCCCACGGGCAGTCGAGCATCCTTGAGGTAGCGCGCCAATCTGCGGTTCTCCCGCTCGGTGTGTTCAAATTCGCATAGGCACTTGAGGAAGCGGCTGTGGCTCCAGCCCTCGGCTACGGCCTGTGCCTCGATGCGCTCGACTTGTTCACCAATGAAGCCCAGGCGCAATGCCTTCAACAGCACCTCCAGACTCGCCTCGCTCATCGGCCTGCACTCCCACAACTGGTTGGCAACAGGGCGTCGTAGTCCGCTAGCGAGTGCTGGTCAAAACTACTGTGCGGTAAAACAATCTCCTGCCTGGCTTCGAATCTGCTCCTCAGTCGGCTCAAGCTGAGGGTACCGCGGCTTAGTTCGCTTTCCAGGTAAGCCCCCACCGCTGCCTGACAGTCCAGCTTCGCCGCCAGATACAGGGCACTGACCATTAATTTGCAGGCCATGTCCCGGTCAAACTGCTCAACCATGCGGCTCCACAGTTGGCGGTAGTGCCCGTCCGGCAACAATTCATCGCGGTACTGGCAACTGGCAAAAGCCCGGGGCTTCTTGTGCAGGCTGTCAATCACGTGGCGGTAGTCGATGGAGCGTGCTCGGCGCTTGGCGCAATCGGCCGCAACATACACCCGCTCTAAGGAGAACACCTGTCGGCAGCCGAGGTAGCCGACCAGCCGGTCGTGATAGAGGTGGATGCGCAGGGTATGACCCATCAGTTGCGAGGGCACCGAGTAGAGGATGCAACGCACGCAGACGGTGCTCGAGGAACTGACCTTCGTCAGCACCACCCGATAGTCGGCGTAGCGGTCGTCCGGCAACGCCGACAGTTGTACGCGCTCCGACTCGAACTCGCTCTGGTGCAGGGCATTGAGCCTGTCAATCACTTCGTCGATGAGCGTCTGATACTCGGCCACCGAGGCAAAGTCGAACGAGCCGCGCAAGAGCATCGCCTGCACCAGCCGCCGCTTGAAGTGACCTCAGGGGCGTTGGGGCAACGCCCCTGAGGACGATTCAACTGAGCCGTTCTCGTGGCCCTTTCCCCGATTATTGCGGCTGGGGGCCATGCGGTAGTGCAGACACAACCCGTCGTAGGCAAGGCTCAGATCCTCGATGGTGCGCGGCAGCAAATTGTGGAAAGCGGCCGAAAGACTATCGGTGCGGTGCTCGGCGGGGCAGCCGCCCAACTTCCACAGTGCATTCTGCAACCCCTCGGACAAAGCGGCGAAGCTCTCACCGCCTTGGACAACTTGTACATAGCTCCAGCCGCTATAGGCCAGGCGAAAGTGGTAGAGCAGGTGAGTAAATGGCCGACCGCCGATGGTGACAACCGCCTGCTTGAGCTTTGTGAAGTCGGACAGCCCCATCACCCCCGGCAGGTGTTCCTGGCGGAACATGACTTCCTTAGGTGGTCCTTCGAGAGCCGGCCATTCACGCACCCGTCGCTCCAGGGTGCGCAGGACTTTGCGCGGATACTGGCCGGGGTAGAGCTTTTGCAGGTGTTCCCACAGCGTCATCGGCTTGAGGCTGGGCGTGCGGCGCAGTAAGGGTATCAGTTCTGAGTGCCAGACCTCGGCCAACGGGTCCGGACGGGTTCTGTAACTTCGCGGCTGACAGTGATGGGGCTGGTGGGTGCCTTGCTCAATACGGTGAGCAGTGCGGGTCGAAAAGCCGGCTTTGGCCGCAGCAGTTTGCTGCTGGGCACCCTGATTGCGCAGCGTCATGAACAGTTTGACCTGTTGAGTGGTGATGTACTTTCCAGGCACAACCTAGCCCCATCGATAACGAGACGATGGAGCAAGAGTCGCCGATCCGGCTGCGCGGGGTTACCTACCGAACGTCAGCCAAGGTAATTGTCGCGCAACACTCGACATCGGCCTCTGCCGGGTCGGGTTCAGTTTCTTCTTCCAGTGCAGCTGGCTCGACCTCAATAAGAGGTTTGAATGCTTCCTCGTCCCAGAGGTCGTCTTCCCAGGGCTCTTCAGACGCAGCGGCGGCAGGGGTGTCCCAGAAGGCGAGCGGATCCCAGCCGGACGCTTCTTCCTGATAGGCGAGCGGTGGGAGCGATTGCCGGCTGGACGGTTCGCTGTGCTGCATCTCGCTTGGCGTCCTAAGCCGCCACGGTCTGCTGGACAAAAATCACAGCAAGCGGCGCAATCTCCTGGTCTTAGGGACAACCTAATCAATTTGAAAGGCCGATCCGGCAGCTTCCCGGCTCAAGCGCATGATTGCGCAAAATATAACGCAATCCGGTACTGACGCAGTTGGCACTCAGCCCCAATCACCCCGGCAAGCCGGACGAGCGCCTCGTCCAGCAGTTTCGGGCGGGCGATCCCGCCACCCTAGCGCGCGGCCAGTTCGACCTGGAGTTCGTTGGTGAGGTAGGTGTAGCCGCTCAAGGAGCGCTCGTAGTGCTGCAGCAACAACCGCGATTCGCTCAGGGTGATGCGCCGCTCCCTGAGCGCCTGCTCGGTCTCGCGGCGAATACTCTCCAGCATCGCTTCGTGGTCGTACTGGACGTACTTGAGCACCTCGGTCATCGTGTCGCCCTTGACGACGTGTTCAAGCCGGTAACTCTGCTCGCCCGGCTCGTCGGAGGCGAGATGAATGTGAACGGTGTTGGTGTCGCCGAACAGGTTGTGCATGTCCCCCAGAATTTCTTGGTAGGCACCGTTGAGGAACATCCCCAGGTAATAGGGTTCCTCCGGCCGCACCGGGTGCAGTTCGAGCACGCCCTTGACGTCGCGCAGGTCGATAAACTGGTCGATTTTGCCGTCGCTGTCGCAGGTGAGATCCGCGAGGGTGCCGCGGGCCTTGGGCTCCTCGTCCAGCCTGTGGATGGGCATGATCGGAAAGAGCTGGTCGATGGCCCAACTATCGGGGGCGGACTGGAAGACCGAGAAGTTGCAGTAGTAGGTCGAAGCCATATTCTTCTCGAGGTCCGCCAGCTCGTCCGGGATGTAGTCGAGTTCGCGCACCAGGTTGAGGATCTTCTCGCAGCAGCCCCAGTAGAGCCGCTCGGCCCGGGCGCGTTCCCCCAGGCCCAAGTAGCCCAGAGCAAAAAGGCTGAGGGCTTCTTCTTTAAATTGCGAAGCGTCGTTGAAGGCTTCTTGCACGTTGTCGGGGGTGATCTGGGTATAGGTCTCGTAGAGGTTGCGGATGATCGAGTGCTCGTTGCGGGCGGGAGGCTCCGGTTCGCCGAATTGCAGGTGGCTCACCCCCATCACATCGAAGACGAGCACCGACTGGTGGCTGGTGATCGCCCGACCCGACTCGCTCACCAGGGTCGGCACCGGCACGTTCTTGGTGCGGCAGGCGTCCTGGAAGGCGGCCACCACGTCGTAGGCGTACTCCTGCATGTTGTAGTTTTTGGAGGCGCGAAAGTTGGTCTTCGAGCCGTCATAGTCGATGGCCAGCCCCCCGCCCACGTCGCAGTACTGCATGGGGGCTCCCATCTGCGCAAGTTCGACGTAGACGCAGGACGCCTCGCGCAGGGCCGTCTTGATCACGTTGATGGCCGAGATTTGCGAGCCGATGTGAAAGTGCAGCAGTTGCAGCGAGGAAAGCAAGTCGGCGGCTTTGAGTTGGGCCACCACCTCCATGATCTCCCCGGCGCTCAGGCCGAATTTGGCTCGATCGCCGGTGGAATCGCCCCAGCGCCCGATGCCCCGGGCGGTAAGCTTGGCCCGCACACCGATGAGCGGACGGATGCCGAGCTTTTGGGCCGCTTCGATGAGCAGCGTCAACTCGTGAAAGCGTTCGATCACCACGAAAGGGGTGTGGCCGAGCCGTTGGGCCAACAGCGCCGTCTCGATATATTCGCTGTCTTTGTAGCCGTTGCAGATAATCAAGGCCCCCGGCGTCTTGAGGGTGGCCAGGGCGATGAGCAGTTCGGGCTTGGAACCTGCTTCCAGACCATATTGAAAGGGCCGGCCAAATTCGACCACTTCCTCGACGACGTGGCGCTGCTGGTTGACCTTGACCGGGTAGACGCCTTTGTAGATCCCCGGGTAGTCGTATTCGCGGATGGCCTCGACAAAGCAGGCGTTGAGGCGGGCGATGCGGTCGGCCAGGATATCGGAGAAGCGAATCAGCATCGGCATGTTCAGGCCGCGCTTCTGGATGTCTTGCACCAGGTGGAACAGGTCGATCTCACCGTTGCCCTCGCCGCGCGGCATCACAGCGACGTGCCCTTTGTCGTTGATCTTGAAGTAGGGCTCCCCCCAACCGTGAATCTGGTACAGCTCGGCGCTGTCTTCGATTGTCCAATCTTGCATGCCTGTCCCTCTCGGCCCGGAAACAAACCCAAAGCTTACCCATTATTGTTTATCGGTTGATTAAGCGTGTGGTCGCAGACTCCCGTCGGGCCTAAGAAGACAGCGCATCGCGCTCGGCGGCATCGCCGCTCATCCAACAGTGCAGCCAGGCCCTGGCGATATTCCAGTGGCGTTTGACCGTGGCGGGGGATAGGGCGAGCGCCTCGGCGGTTTGCTCGATAGTCAGCCCGCCGAAGTAGCGCAGTTCTACCAGCCGGCTTTGCTGGGGGTCAACTTTGGCCAACGCGTCGAGCGCTTCGTCGAGCACGAGCAGTTCCTCGTCGCGCTCCGCAGCAGCCGGCTCGGCCACCCGATCGAGCGAAACCTTGACCGCCCCGCCACCGCGCTTGAGCCGCCGGTGGGCGCGGGCGTGCTCGACGAGGATACGCCGCATCGATTTGGCGGCAATCGCCAGAAAATGAGCGCGGTTGCTCCAGGCCACACCCCCTTGATCGACCATCCGCAAATACGCTTCGTTGACCAGGGCCGTGGCCTGGAGCGTATGACCGGAACGCTCAGCGCGCAACAGGTGGGCGGCCAGCCCGTGCAGTTCCTTGTGAATCAAAGGCGTCAGTTGGATCAGCGCCTGCTGATCCCCGTTGCGCCAGTCGAGCAGCAGTTGGGTAACGTTCGCAGAAGGTTCCATCGCCAATTTCCCAAACGGTCAGCTGTACCTGCACTAGGGGCACAAACCGGTTGCCGGTTTCGACACCTTCCCTGCGCGTGCCTGTCGCGTATACACTGTCACTACCGGCACAGCCTCTAGAGGTGGATACTAAACCACCCCGAAAGCTGCCTACTGCTACCGTGCCACTGGGAGCATGACACCCGAACAGTGGAAACAGATCCGAGAAGCACTCAGCGTTGCCCTCGATCGCCAGGGGACCGACCGACTCGCCTACCTCGATGCTCTGCGCCTGGAGCCGCAACTGCGCCAGTGTCTGGATAAGTTGCTCGCCGCCCACGACCAGCAGGACGGTTTTTTGAGCACGCCGATTCTCGGCTCACCCCTGGAATCGCTGTTGGCCAATCGGTCCCCAACAGATGTAAGCTGGGTCGCCGGTCGCCGTTTGGGGGCCTACCGGCTGGTGGGGGAGCTGGGTCGGGGCGGCATGGGGGTGGTCTACCTCGCTGAGCGCGCCGACGGTCTTTTCAGCAAGCGCGTCGCTATCAAAGTCCTGCAACCGGGCCGGGGGGCGCCGCTATTGTTGGAGCGGTTCGTCCAGGAACGGCAGATCCTCGCCAACCTCGAACATCCGCACATCGCCCGGCTCATCGACGGCGGCACCAGCGAAGAAGGGCTTCCGTATCTGGTGATGGAGTACATCGACGGCGAACCAATCGACTGCTACTGCCGCAAGCAGCAGTTGCCGGTGCGGGAGCGGCTGGCGCTCATCGAAAAAGTCTGCCGGGCGGTGCACCATGCCCACACCCTCCAGGTGCTCCACCGCGATCTCAAAGCAAGCAACATCCTGGTTGATGGAGCAGGTGAACCGAAGCTGCTCGACTTCGGCATTGCCAAGCTGTTGGACGAGCAGGCACCGGAAGCCGAGCAGACCGCGACGGAATGGCGAATGCTCACCCCCAGCTACGCTTCGCCCGAGCAGATCCGGGGGGAAGCGGCAGGACCTTCCAGCGATGTATTCTCCCTGGGGGTGGTGCTCTACGAGTTGCTCACCGCTCGCCGGCCGGCGGGGTTGAATGTCGGTCCCCTCGATGAAATGCTCTGGACGCTCGGCGAACAGGCGGCCGTACCACCCAGCCGGGCGGTTGCCGCAGGCACCGACGCCGGACTGCTCGCGGATCCTCAAAAAGTTCAGATTGATGGGTCCATCGATCCGCTGGTGCTGTGTGCCCTGGCCAAAGCCCCTGCCGACCGCTACACCTCCGCGCTGGCGATGGCCGAGGCAATTCGCGGCTATCTGGCAGACCATACCCCGGCAAGCGGGCCGCTGTCATTTCCCCCCAAAGCCCCGCGCCCAGCCCTAACCGGCCGGCTGCGGCAGCCGGCGGCAATTGCGGCCGGTATTGGGGTGCTCGCTGTATCGCTGGGGGTCGGAGGCTTCTGGTGGACGAGCAACTTCGGGAGTCCCGCCTCCGCCGCAGCGCGCACGATTGCCGTTTTGCCCTTTGCCAATATCGACGGCGACAGCCGCAGCGCTTATTTCAGCGACGGCATGACCTTCGACATCACCAACCAGTTGGGAAAGATTGCCGACCTGACGGTGATCGCCAGTTCGGCTGCGATGCAATATAGGGGCACCACCAAAGCGCTGCGCGAGGTTGCCAGGGAGTTGGGAGCAGGTACGATCCTGACGGGCAGCGTACGCCGCAACGGTAACCGGGTGCGCATCGTAAGCCAACTGGTGGACCCGGCAACCGGCCAGCAGTTGTGGTCGCAAGATTATGAGCGGCAATTAAAAGATGTCTTTGCTATCCAGGCGGAAGTCTCCGAGCAGATCGCCCGGCGGCTGCAGGCCAGACTGAGCGCCACCGAAAAGCTGCGCCTCACCCAGGTGCCGACCGCCAGCATCACCGCCTACGACTACTACCTCAAAGGCCGCGACTACCTGGGCCGACGCAGCCGGGCGGATAATGACCTGGCTATCGAGCTGTTCAAGCGGGCATTGGCCCTCGATCCGAACTATGCCCTAGCCCACGCGGGCCTGGGAAGCGCCTACGGCAGCAAAGCAACCCGCTACGGCCAGGAGGAGCGCTGGGAAGCCGAATCGCTCAAGGCGATCAAAAAGGCACTGGTACTCGATCCAAATTTGTCCCAGGCGCACAAGGCCCTGGGCAGCTATTACTACG harbors:
- a CDS encoding serine/threonine-protein kinase; this translates as MTPEQWKQIREALSVALDRQGTDRLAYLDALRLEPQLRQCLDKLLAAHDQQDGFLSTPILGSPLESLLANRSPTDVSWVAGRRLGAYRLVGELGRGGMGVVYLAERADGLFSKRVAIKVLQPGRGAPLLLERFVQERQILANLEHPHIARLIDGGTSEEGLPYLVMEYIDGEPIDCYCRKQQLPVRERLALIEKVCRAVHHAHTLQVLHRDLKASNILVDGAGEPKLLDFGIAKLLDEQAPEAEQTATEWRMLTPSYASPEQIRGEAAGPSSDVFSLGVVLYELLTARRPAGLNVGPLDEMLWTLGEQAAVPPSRAVAAGTDAGLLADPQKVQIDGSIDPLVLCALAKAPADRYTSALAMAEAIRGYLADHTPASGPLSFPPKAPRPALTGRLRQPAAIAAGIGVLAVSLGVGGFWWTSNFGSPASAAARTIAVLPFANIDGDSRSAYFSDGMTFDITNQLGKIADLTVIASSAAMQYRGTTKALREVARELGAGTILTGSVRRNGNRVRIVSQLVDPATGQQLWSQDYERQLKDVFAIQAEVSEQIARRLQARLSATEKLRLTQVPTASITAYDYYLKGRDYLGRRSRADNDLAIELFKRALALDPNYALAHAGLGSAYGSKATRYGQEERWEAESLKAIKKALVLDPNLSQAHKALGSYYYGRGRYRQALASFKRGAELNPSLPVVAGAYGGLSAAMGNLEEGVRWSKRSIALNPTRNGYPNLGMIYTILGEDARARRALEAAVSIQPDNVYALSYLSTLHKLRGQYDEARKTAQKILARDPQEVFGLTAAGDAERFAGRWSEAKAHYEKVLKITDRLDGESGQLQSTTILADIARREGQPTRAAQLLARSFQIDREAIDGGNEYYFYPFDLAAAYAVQGDKSSALRWLRRAIKAGWRDYRWLKLDPVFERLRGDGEFEQLVAQLKAQVEAMRQRVIAAESAES